A region from the Amycolatopsis camponoti genome encodes:
- a CDS encoding ABC transporter permease: MTTLALDRPAPPRHISPAKGFQHALSLAWRGVLKIRKNPEQLADVTLMPIIFLVMFVYLFGGALSGSTDAYLQMVVPGIMVMNILQACLTVGTNLNTDITKGVFDRFRSMPIARSAPLIGAVLADIVRYVVCLTVLMVVATIMGYRIATSPGEFAVAILLALAFGLCFCWGSVFVGMVMKSPGAATALMFVFIMPLTFGSNVFVSTSTMPGWLKAWADISPVSLMANALRGLMNGGAVAGPLAGALAWMAGAVIVFFPLATWAYRRRV; the protein is encoded by the coding sequence ATGACGACGCTGGCGCTCGACCGCCCGGCCCCGCCGCGGCACATCAGCCCCGCCAAGGGTTTCCAGCACGCGCTTTCGCTGGCCTGGCGCGGCGTCCTGAAGATCCGCAAGAACCCGGAACAGCTGGCCGACGTCACGCTGATGCCGATCATCTTCCTGGTCATGTTCGTCTACCTGTTCGGTGGCGCGCTGTCCGGGTCGACCGACGCGTACCTGCAGATGGTCGTGCCGGGCATCATGGTGATGAACATCCTGCAGGCCTGCCTCACGGTCGGCACGAACCTCAACACCGACATCACCAAGGGCGTCTTCGACCGGTTCCGCAGCATGCCGATCGCCCGGTCGGCACCGCTGATCGGCGCGGTGCTGGCCGACATCGTCCGCTACGTGGTCTGCCTGACCGTGCTGATGGTCGTGGCGACGATCATGGGCTACCGGATCGCCACCAGCCCCGGCGAGTTCGCCGTGGCGATCCTGCTCGCGCTGGCGTTCGGGCTGTGCTTCTGCTGGGGCTCGGTGTTCGTCGGCATGGTGATGAAGTCACCGGGCGCGGCGACGGCGCTGATGTTCGTCTTCATCATGCCGCTGACGTTCGGCAGCAACGTGTTCGTCAGCACCAGCACCATGCCGGGCTGGTTGAAGGCGTGGGCGGACATCAGCCCGGTGAGCCTGATGGCGAACGCGCTGCGCGGCCTGATGAACGGCGGCGCCGTCGCCGGTCCGCTGGCCGGGGCGCTCGCCTGGATGGCCGGTGCCGTGATCGTGTTCTTCCCGCTGGCCACCTGGGCCTACCGCCGGCGGGTCTGA
- a CDS encoding YbaB/EbfC family nucleoid-associated protein gives MADHPAKPDRDALLGELSALSSTATSADGAVSLSVNTDGVLTQLQLTDAVSRMSPDEIADAVLRTYVEAQRDSAKRTGQLLAPLGSGGYLMDRLRWRMRFEPAPPPAIPRHEERTGAVLKNRSTEAPAVAPPPGPVTDEDFYRQGPRMDQAW, from the coding sequence ATGGCCGACCACCCGGCGAAACCGGACCGCGATGCGCTCCTGGGCGAGCTGTCCGCGCTGTCGTCGACGGCGACGTCCGCCGACGGCGCCGTCTCGCTCTCGGTCAACACCGACGGCGTGCTGACCCAGCTTCAGCTCACCGACGCCGTGTCGCGGATGTCGCCGGACGAGATCGCCGACGCCGTCCTGCGCACCTACGTCGAGGCGCAGCGCGACTCGGCGAAGCGGACCGGGCAACTGCTGGCGCCCTTGGGCAGCGGTGGCTACCTGATGGACCGGCTGCGCTGGCGGATGCGGTTCGAACCGGCGCCGCCGCCTGCCATCCCCCGACACGAAGAGCGGACCGGCGCGGTGCTGAAGAACCGTTCGACCGAAGCACCGGCCGTCGCACCGCCGCCGGGCCCGGTGACGGACGAGGACTTCTACCGCCAGGGCCCGCGGATGGACCAGGCCTGGTGA
- a CDS encoding BTAD domain-containing putative transcriptional regulator, which yields MRVALLGPLRATDDEGTPIDIGGARLRMLLARLALDAGRAVPADALVDGLWGAEPPADAANALQSLVSRLRKALPVAVESGPGGYRLAVAREDVDAERFERLAAGGRRELAAGRDAHAAELLTEALALWQGGALADVLDAPFAPAPARRLTDLRAEAIEDRFEALIRLGEHAGVLADLAAAADADPLRERLAGLRIRALCAAGRQSEALGVYTGIRRTLADQLGVDPSAELQEIHLAALRGEFAPPAPVTDRLPTRLTTFIGRDDELKLLAELLGGARLVTLIGPGGAGKTRLATESASRHPAHARGRVWFVPLAGVRDPGDVVGAVAGALEVRDIRSADTEVRRRPDLLGHAVEVLAGGEALLVLDNCEHVIDAAATLADELLSRAPGLRILATSREPLAITGEALCPLGPLPVPAERAAPAEAAELDSTRLFLDRASAVRPDFVLDESTVDDVGQICRRLDGMPLALELAAARLRSMTPAQIAARLDDRFRLLTSGSRTALPRQRTLRAVVEWSWDLLTEPELVLARRLAVFPSGAPMDAVERVCADELLPAADVPYVLGTLVEKSIVDTVNRGGEPRYRMLETLRAYAGERLAESGEQAAFQRAMARYYVGLAEWAEPLLRTGEQLSAIDVYEAESANLTGALRTAIEMSDVDTSVRLLNGMFWYFTILGQGERAEEFIDAVLAFGDRLPPDVNAAYRAIARLFHQVPSRLPLEGVHELVDECVRTGAVGKYPGLAVALPMLAFLGGDRELAMREVHRAQADDDTWIRSGGHWVESFLLDDTGDVEGADRARDRAYAGFREVGDRWGTAMTLSFKANALSQAGSGESAIEVYQQGLALSMELRSHEDVVQHWWRLAVERARLGDLEGAWRDQEAAERYGRGNENPQQRAFLMFGRIELCLRGGQLAEARAALTQLRALTWEVAFPEGMGEEWVGAFEGRLALAEHRPDAAEAHLTKAISATGDRGDMPDLAGAVELLALVRHQQGRPVEAARMLGASALIRGRFDLGSPEVRELIAQLRAELSDARYEELIAEARAMSKEDAIAGLKTPTANGRE from the coding sequence ATGCGCGTCGCGCTGCTGGGCCCGTTGCGGGCGACCGATGACGAAGGCACGCCGATCGACATCGGCGGGGCCCGCCTCCGCATGCTCCTGGCCAGGCTCGCGCTGGACGCCGGGCGCGCGGTCCCGGCCGACGCGCTCGTCGACGGTCTCTGGGGTGCCGAACCGCCGGCCGACGCCGCCAACGCGCTGCAGTCGCTGGTCTCGCGGCTGCGCAAGGCGCTGCCGGTGGCCGTCGAGTCGGGCCCGGGCGGCTACCGGCTCGCCGTGGCCCGTGAAGACGTCGACGCCGAACGCTTCGAACGGCTCGCCGCCGGCGGCCGCCGGGAGCTCGCCGCGGGCCGGGACGCGCACGCGGCCGAGCTGCTGACTGAAGCCCTCGCGCTCTGGCAGGGCGGTGCGCTCGCCGACGTCCTCGACGCGCCGTTCGCGCCCGCGCCCGCCCGCCGCCTCACCGACCTGCGGGCCGAGGCGATCGAAGACCGGTTCGAAGCGCTGATCCGGCTGGGCGAGCACGCCGGGGTCCTCGCCGACCTGGCCGCCGCGGCCGACGCCGACCCGCTGCGCGAACGGCTGGCCGGGCTGCGGATCCGGGCGCTCTGCGCGGCCGGGCGGCAGTCGGAGGCGCTGGGCGTCTACACCGGGATCCGCCGCACCCTGGCCGACCAGCTCGGCGTCGACCCCTCGGCCGAGCTGCAGGAGATCCACCTCGCCGCACTGCGCGGCGAGTTCGCGCCGCCGGCCCCGGTGACCGACCGGCTGCCGACCCGGCTGACCACGTTCATCGGCCGCGACGACGAGCTCAAGCTGCTGGCCGAGCTGCTCGGTGGCGCCCGGCTGGTCACCCTGATCGGCCCGGGCGGGGCGGGCAAGACCCGGCTGGCCACCGAGTCCGCGTCACGGCACCCGGCGCACGCCCGCGGGCGCGTGTGGTTCGTGCCGCTGGCCGGCGTCCGCGACCCGGGCGACGTCGTCGGCGCGGTGGCCGGCGCGCTGGAGGTGCGGGACATCCGCAGCGCCGACACCGAGGTGCGGCGGCGGCCGGACCTGCTCGGCCACGCCGTCGAGGTGCTGGCCGGCGGGGAAGCGCTGCTGGTGCTGGACAACTGCGAGCACGTCATCGACGCGGCCGCGACGCTGGCCGACGAGCTGCTGAGCCGGGCGCCCGGGCTGCGGATCCTCGCGACCAGCCGGGAGCCGCTGGCCATCACCGGCGAGGCGCTGTGCCCGCTCGGGCCGCTGCCCGTGCCGGCCGAACGCGCGGCGCCCGCCGAAGCCGCCGAGCTGGACTCGACGCGGCTGTTCCTCGACCGCGCGAGCGCGGTCCGCCCGGACTTCGTGCTCGACGAGTCCACTGTGGACGACGTCGGGCAGATCTGCCGCCGGCTGGACGGGATGCCGCTCGCGCTGGAGCTGGCCGCCGCGCGGCTGCGGTCGATGACGCCGGCCCAGATCGCCGCCAGGCTCGACGACCGGTTCCGGCTGCTGACCTCGGGCAGCCGCACCGCGCTGCCGCGGCAGCGGACGCTGCGCGCCGTCGTCGAGTGGAGCTGGGACCTGCTCACCGAACCGGAGCTGGTGCTCGCGCGGCGGCTCGCGGTGTTCCCCAGCGGTGCGCCGATGGACGCCGTCGAGCGGGTCTGCGCGGACGAGCTGCTGCCCGCCGCCGACGTCCCGTACGTGCTCGGCACGCTCGTCGAGAAGTCCATCGTGGACACCGTGAACCGCGGTGGCGAGCCGCGGTACCGGATGCTGGAGACCCTGCGGGCCTACGCCGGCGAGCGGCTCGCCGAGTCCGGCGAGCAGGCCGCGTTCCAGCGTGCGATGGCCCGCTACTACGTCGGCCTGGCCGAATGGGCGGAACCGTTGCTGCGCACCGGCGAGCAGCTGTCCGCGATCGACGTCTACGAGGCGGAGTCGGCCAACCTGACCGGCGCCCTGCGCACGGCCATCGAGATGTCCGATGTGGACACTTCGGTGCGGTTGCTCAACGGGATGTTCTGGTACTTCACCATTCTCGGGCAGGGCGAGCGGGCCGAGGAGTTCATCGACGCGGTGCTCGCCTTCGGCGACCGGCTGCCGCCGGACGTCAACGCGGCCTACCGCGCGATCGCGCGGCTGTTCCACCAGGTGCCGTCCCGGCTCCCGCTCGAAGGCGTCCACGAGCTGGTCGACGAGTGCGTCCGCACCGGTGCCGTGGGGAAGTACCCGGGCCTGGCCGTGGCGCTGCCGATGCTGGCCTTCCTCGGCGGCGACCGCGAGCTGGCGATGCGGGAGGTGCACCGCGCGCAGGCCGACGACGACACCTGGATCCGCTCGGGCGGCCACTGGGTGGAGAGCTTCCTGCTCGACGACACCGGGGACGTCGAGGGCGCGGACCGGGCCCGTGACCGCGCGTACGCGGGGTTCCGCGAGGTCGGCGACCGCTGGGGCACGGCGATGACGTTGAGCTTCAAGGCGAACGCGCTGTCCCAGGCCGGCTCGGGCGAGAGCGCGATCGAGGTGTACCAGCAAGGGCTGGCGCTGTCGATGGAGCTGCGGTCGCACGAGGACGTCGTGCAGCACTGGTGGCGCCTGGCCGTCGAGCGTGCCCGCCTCGGGGACCTCGAGGGCGCGTGGCGTGACCAGGAGGCCGCCGAGCGCTACGGGCGGGGGAACGAGAACCCCCAGCAGCGGGCGTTCCTGATGTTCGGCCGGATCGAGTTGTGCCTGCGCGGCGGGCAGCTGGCCGAAGCGCGCGCGGCGCTCACCCAGCTCCGGGCGCTGACGTGGGAAGTCGCCTTCCCCGAGGGCATGGGCGAGGAGTGGGTCGGCGCGTTCGAAGGGCGGCTCGCGCTGGCCGAGCACCGGCCGGACGCGGCCGAGGCGCACTTGACCAAGGCCATCTCCGCGACCGGCGACCGCGGTGACATGCCGGACCTCGCCGGCGCGGTGGAGCTGCTGGCCCTCGTGCGCCACCAGCAGGGCCGGCCGGTGGAGGCGGCCCGCATGCTGGGCGCGTCGGCGCTGATCCGAGGCCGGTTCGACCTCGGCAGCCCGGAGGTGCGCGAGCTGATCGCCCAGCTGCGCGCGGAGCTTTCCGACGCGCGGTACGAGGAGCTGATCGCCGAGGCTCGCGCGATGTCCAAAGAGGACGCCATCGCCGGGCTGAAGACCCCTACCGCAAATGGTCGTGAGTGA
- a CDS encoding Hsp70 family protein, whose translation MDVLSIDFGTSSTVAVLSAFGRGPRAVEVDGSVTMSSAVFVNDDGLLVVGQDAERRARLDPSRFEPNPKRRIDEGTLRLGDSTVEVTDAFAAVLRRVGEEAERQLGRPPGQTRISHPAGWGATRQDAIRTAAAKAGFGDVRLVPEPVAAAAHYASIGHRNTGPIGVYDLGAGTFDCAVVGVSRQGFAVLAEGGLPDLGSLDIDQALLVHIGRSVSHADPAQWQRLLRPQSTADRRTRRALLQDVRDAKESLSRHTQTHVPMPEPFGDVLVSRDELEALVRPSLLRSAELLAATIHRAGLTPAQLGGVYLVGGPSRMPLLATLLGRQLGVTPTTQDQPETAVAFGLHHVPLSTTADLTVPAFAPVRPPVTPPRPQPWQQQPPPRYAPPSPEPKKTTKPWLIALAVLVVVAVVVTVVVLVTTSGSAAESTVDCTTTAQRDQAGFTPCLRSLAGTVPDRATCRTADSVARLVHAQTAVTCGFGQGAAVSYYQGVTVDEIEAGAKLQMGDGTVERGTWDGGGLHGRYVAGVGSATGIVLFGADDRRAAGLYVSIDRGRRTPDLVAYFTGELKPA comes from the coding sequence GTGGACGTGCTGTCGATCGACTTCGGGACCTCCAGCACCGTCGCTGTCCTCTCCGCCTTCGGGCGCGGGCCGCGGGCCGTCGAGGTCGATGGGTCCGTCACCATGTCCTCCGCCGTCTTCGTCAACGATGACGGCCTGCTCGTGGTCGGGCAGGATGCCGAACGGCGGGCGCGGCTCGATCCCAGCCGGTTCGAGCCCAACCCCAAGCGGCGCATCGACGAAGGCACCCTGCGGCTCGGCGATTCCACAGTGGAGGTCACCGACGCCTTCGCCGCCGTCCTGCGCAGGGTCGGGGAGGAAGCCGAACGGCAGCTCGGCCGGCCGCCCGGGCAGACGCGGATCTCGCACCCCGCCGGCTGGGGTGCCACCCGGCAGGACGCGATCCGCACCGCCGCAGCCAAAGCCGGGTTCGGTGATGTCCGGCTGGTACCCGAGCCCGTGGCGGCGGCCGCGCACTACGCGAGCATCGGCCATCGCAACACCGGCCCCATCGGCGTCTACGACCTCGGCGCCGGCACCTTCGACTGCGCCGTCGTCGGCGTTTCCCGGCAGGGCTTCGCCGTGCTCGCCGAAGGGGGCCTGCCCGACCTCGGCAGCCTCGACATCGACCAGGCGCTGCTCGTGCACATCGGCCGCTCGGTCTCGCACGCCGATCCCGCGCAGTGGCAACGGCTTCTGCGTCCGCAGTCCACCGCCGACCGCCGCACCCGGCGCGCGTTGCTGCAGGATGTCCGTGACGCCAAGGAAAGTCTTTCCCGCCACACCCAGACCCACGTGCCGATGCCCGAGCCGTTCGGTGACGTCCTGGTCAGCCGCGACGAGCTCGAAGCGCTCGTGCGGCCCAGCCTGCTGCGCAGCGCCGAACTGCTCGCCGCGACGATCCACCGCGCCGGCCTGACCCCCGCGCAGCTCGGCGGCGTCTACCTCGTCGGCGGGCCGAGCCGGATGCCGTTGCTGGCCACGCTGCTCGGGCGCCAGCTCGGCGTCACGCCGACCACGCAGGACCAGCCCGAAACCGCCGTCGCGTTCGGCCTCCACCACGTTCCCCTCAGCACCACCGCCGATCTCACCGTGCCCGCCTTCGCGCCGGTCCGGCCGCCCGTGACGCCGCCGCGGCCGCAGCCCTGGCAGCAGCAACCGCCTCCTCGGTACGCGCCGCCGTCGCCGGAGCCGAAGAAGACCACGAAGCCGTGGCTAATCGCGCTCGCCGTGCTCGTGGTCGTCGCCGTCGTGGTGACGGTCGTCGTGCTGGTCACCACGAGCGGCTCCGCCGCTGAGTCCACTGTGGACTGCACGACCACGGCTCAGCGCGACCAGGCCGGGTTCACCCCGTGCCTGCGCTCGCTGGCCGGCACCGTCCCGGACCGCGCCACCTGCCGGACCGCCGACTCCGTGGCCCGGTTGGTGCACGCCCAGACGGCCGTCACCTGCGGGTTCGGCCAGGGCGCCGCCGTGAGCTACTACCAGGGCGTGACCGTCGACGAGATCGAGGCGGGCGCGAAGCTGCAGATGGGCGACGGCACCGTCGAGCGCGGCACCTGGGACGGCGGCGGGCTGCACGGCCGGTACGTCGCCGGGGTCGGCAGCGCCACGGGGATCGTGCTCTTCGGCGCCGACGACCGCCGGGCGGCCGGGCTCTACGTCTCGATCGACCGCGGGCGCCGGACCCCGGACCTCGTCGCCTACTTCACCGGAGAGCTCAAACCGGCCTGA
- a CDS encoding Ig-like domain-containing protein, whose product MSTVTKPRAPSVRRQLREAKRFSWTGFGVTVAASLLGALVPAAIGAGPDATLVSTLVVTVLAAGGFTAKDGSAARGIKAIAIVLLAVGALVLTVTGVTVLDVVRGRPATFPVVPAGDPAALLVPQSVACGTTPVHTTTTCTVAVRSVGAAPLRVSGTDLDSEEFAVDASACVSAEVAPGRRCTLVVSFTPAWSGDRVADLTVHHNVPGPSAFVELTGRGG is encoded by the coding sequence ATGAGCACCGTCACGAAGCCTCGCGCGCCGAGCGTGCGGCGGCAGCTGCGCGAAGCGAAACGCTTCTCCTGGACCGGGTTCGGCGTCACGGTCGCGGCGTCGCTGCTCGGCGCGCTCGTCCCGGCGGCGATCGGCGCCGGCCCGGACGCGACACTGGTTTCGACGCTGGTCGTCACCGTGCTGGCGGCCGGCGGGTTCACCGCCAAGGACGGCAGCGCGGCCCGCGGGATCAAGGCGATCGCGATCGTGCTGCTGGCCGTGGGCGCTTTGGTCCTGACCGTCACCGGGGTGACGGTGCTCGACGTCGTTCGCGGCCGCCCGGCGACGTTCCCGGTGGTGCCGGCCGGGGACCCGGCGGCGCTGCTGGTCCCGCAGTCGGTCGCCTGCGGCACGACACCGGTGCACACGACGACGACCTGCACGGTGGCGGTCCGCAGCGTCGGCGCGGCCCCGCTGCGGGTGAGCGGGACCGACCTGGACAGCGAGGAGTTCGCGGTGGACGCGAGCGCGTGCGTCAGCGCCGAGGTGGCGCCGGGCAGGCGCTGCACCCTGGTCGTGAGCTTCACCCCGGCGTGGAGCGGCGATCGGGTGGCAGACCTGACGGTCCACCACAACGTCCCGGGCCCGTCGGCGTTCGTGGAGCTCACCGGCCGCGGCGGTTAG
- the pcp gene encoding pyroglutamyl-peptidase I produces MARVLMTGFAPFGGEPVNPSWQAVSLLGARRDDIAAVELPCEFAASLPTLRRAVEEHRPSLVVCVGQAGGRPDVTPERVAVNLIDARIPDNAGARPVDVPVVPDGPAAYFTTLPVKACVAAIRAAGVPASVSHTAGTYVCNQVFYGLMHLLSARPDVRGGFVHVPFSPEQVAASGKAVPSLGVDRIADALEALVDTALRTTTDLAVSAGAEH; encoded by the coding sequence ATGGCCAGGGTGCTGATGACGGGGTTCGCGCCGTTCGGCGGCGAGCCGGTGAACCCGTCGTGGCAGGCGGTTTCGCTGCTCGGCGCGCGCCGGGACGACATCGCCGCGGTGGAGCTGCCGTGCGAGTTCGCCGCGTCGCTGCCCACTTTGCGACGCGCGGTGGAGGAGCACCGGCCGTCGCTGGTGGTGTGCGTGGGCCAGGCGGGCGGCCGCCCCGACGTGACGCCGGAGCGCGTCGCGGTCAACCTGATCGACGCCCGCATCCCCGACAACGCGGGCGCGCGGCCGGTGGACGTCCCGGTGGTCCCGGACGGACCGGCGGCGTACTTCACGACGTTGCCGGTGAAGGCGTGCGTGGCGGCGATCCGCGCGGCGGGCGTGCCGGCTTCGGTGTCCCACACCGCCGGGACGTACGTGTGCAACCAGGTCTTCTACGGGCTGATGCACCTGCTCTCGGCCCGGCCGGACGTGCGCGGCGGGTTCGTGCACGTCCCGTTCAGCCCCGAACAGGTGGCGGCGTCCGGCAAGGCGGTGCCGTCGCTGGGGGTCGACCGCATCGCCGACGCGCTGGAAGCGCTGGTGGACACGGCTTTGCGGACGACGACGGACCTCGCGGTCAGCGCGGGCGCGGAGCATTGA
- a CDS encoding ATP-binding cassette domain-containing protein has product MSHAIQAEGLVKHFGDTKALDGVDLEVPYGQVVGVLGPNGAGKTTAIRILATLMKPDSGRATVGGFDVVTDPVRVRSLIGLTGQYASVDEDLNGIENLMLISRLYGLSRAHAKTRATELIERFELTPAAKRPIRTYSGGMRRRIDLAASLVGRPEVLYLDEPTTGLDPHARNEVWDVVRNLVAEGATVLLTTQYLEEADQLADKITVFDHGRVVADGRADELKRRVGGQTLQVRPTQLSDMDAVHRILGDLSGVKPTRDDASGLLTAPVNDPVLLSTLVRKLDEAGITADELALRLPSLDEVFLALTGHTADEPTEDTTRDLEGSLA; this is encoded by the coding sequence ATGTCGCACGCGATCCAGGCCGAGGGCCTGGTCAAACACTTCGGGGACACCAAGGCGCTCGACGGGGTGGACCTCGAGGTCCCCTACGGCCAGGTGGTCGGGGTGCTCGGGCCCAACGGCGCGGGCAAGACGACCGCGATCCGCATCCTGGCGACGTTGATGAAACCCGACTCCGGCAGAGCCACCGTCGGGGGCTTCGACGTCGTCACCGACCCGGTGCGGGTCCGCAGCCTGATCGGGTTGACCGGGCAGTACGCCTCGGTCGACGAGGACCTCAACGGCATCGAGAACCTGATGCTCATCAGCCGGCTCTACGGCCTGTCCCGGGCCCACGCCAAGACGCGGGCCACCGAGCTGATCGAGCGGTTCGAGCTGACGCCCGCGGCCAAGCGGCCGATCCGGACGTACTCGGGCGGCATGCGGCGGCGGATCGACCTGGCCGCCAGCCTCGTCGGCCGGCCCGAGGTGCTCTACCTCGACGAGCCCACCACCGGGCTCGACCCGCACGCCCGCAACGAGGTCTGGGACGTCGTCCGCAACCTCGTCGCCGAGGGCGCGACGGTGCTGCTGACCACGCAGTACCTCGAAGAGGCCGACCAGCTGGCCGACAAGATCACCGTGTTCGACCACGGCCGCGTCGTGGCCGACGGCCGCGCCGACGAGCTCAAGCGCCGCGTCGGCGGGCAGACGCTGCAGGTCCGGCCGACCCAGCTGTCCGACATGGACGCCGTCCACCGGATCCTCGGCGACCTGTCCGGCGTCAAGCCGACCCGGGACGACGCCAGCGGGCTGCTGACCGCGCCGGTCAACGACCCGGTGCTGCTGTCCACCCTGGTCCGCAAGCTGGACGAAGCCGGGATCACCGCGGACGAGCTGGCGCTGCGGCTGCCCAGCCTCGACGAGGTGTTCCTCGCCCTGACCGGGCACACCGCCGACGAGCCGACCGAAGACACCACCCGCGACCTCGAAGGGAGCCTGGCATGA
- a CDS encoding M1 family metallopeptidase, with the protein MRGQKPVVLAAALLTGICLSSGVAAAGNDWGAKPGSDGAGDSYYPQDGNGGYDVADYNLKVSYDPASHQLKGAQDISARATQSLSSFNLDFRGLTVDSVKVDGRGAKFSRTGDHELVVTPSRSLRRGEHFEVKIDYHGVPAPINDPSLGNNGWQYAQAGGAFVAGEPKSATTWYPVNDTPLDKATFHLAITVPDEWGVIANGREKPSFKAPGGTTHVWAEETPIVPYMTTVAIDKWTFDRQKRKDGTPVVSAFAPGVPDSTKQAEARLPEILDFLESKFGKYPIDAAGGIFLNEQIGFSLETMSRPIYSAGWAGTVPTIVHENAHQWYGDSVAVSHWRDVCLNECFASYATWLWDEGKEGVDLNKQYADDVKKASANFWNGKLYDMGAGNEFTYVYSKGPMMLHALRNYVGQAAFDRVLRTWPSLHRDGNASMQEFQQYTEKVAHKNLQGFFDAWVYGAGKPADQYLFPGGLKPAA; encoded by the coding sequence ATGAGGGGACAGAAACCGGTCGTGCTCGCCGCCGCGCTGCTCACCGGCATCTGCTTGAGCAGCGGGGTCGCCGCCGCCGGGAACGACTGGGGCGCGAAGCCGGGCAGCGACGGCGCCGGCGACAGCTACTACCCGCAGGACGGCAACGGCGGCTACGACGTCGCCGACTACAACCTGAAGGTGAGCTACGACCCCGCGTCGCACCAGCTCAAGGGCGCGCAGGACATCTCCGCCCGGGCCACGCAGTCGCTCAGCTCGTTCAACCTCGACTTCCGCGGCCTGACCGTCGACTCGGTGAAGGTCGACGGCCGCGGCGCGAAGTTCAGCCGGACCGGCGACCACGAGCTGGTCGTCACGCCGTCGCGGTCGCTGCGGCGCGGCGAGCACTTCGAGGTCAAGATCGACTACCACGGGGTGCCCGCGCCGATCAACGACCCGTCGCTCGGCAACAACGGCTGGCAGTACGCCCAGGCGGGCGGCGCGTTCGTCGCCGGCGAGCCGAAGTCGGCCACGACCTGGTACCCGGTCAACGACACCCCGCTCGACAAGGCCACGTTCCACCTCGCGATCACCGTGCCCGACGAGTGGGGTGTGATCGCCAACGGCCGCGAGAAGCCGTCGTTCAAGGCACCGGGCGGCACCACGCACGTCTGGGCCGAGGAAACGCCGATCGTGCCGTACATGACGACGGTCGCGATCGACAAGTGGACCTTCGACCGGCAGAAGCGCAAGGACGGCACCCCGGTCGTCAGCGCGTTCGCCCCGGGCGTCCCCGACTCGACGAAGCAGGCCGAGGCGCGGCTGCCGGAGATCCTCGACTTCCTCGAGTCGAAGTTCGGCAAGTACCCGATCGACGCGGCGGGCGGCATCTTCCTCAACGAGCAGATCGGCTTCTCGCTGGAGACGATGAGCCGGCCGATCTACTCCGCAGGCTGGGCCGGCACGGTCCCGACGATCGTCCACGAGAACGCCCACCAGTGGTACGGCGACTCGGTGGCCGTTTCGCACTGGCGCGACGTCTGCCTCAACGAGTGCTTCGCGTCGTACGCGACGTGGCTCTGGGACGAGGGCAAGGAGGGCGTCGACCTGAACAAGCAGTACGCGGACGACGTCAAGAAGGCTTCCGCGAACTTCTGGAACGGCAAGCTGTACGACATGGGCGCCGGCAACGAGTTCACGTACGTGTACTCGAAGGGCCCGATGATGCTGCACGCGCTGCGCAACTACGTCGGGCAGGCCGCGTTCGACCGGGTCCTCAGGACCTGGCCGTCGCTGCACCGGGACGGGAACGCGAGCATGCAGGAGTTCCAGCAGTACACCGAGAAGGTCGCGCACAAGAACCTCCAGGGGTTCTTCGACGCCTGGGTGTACGGGGCCGGTAAGCCCGCCGACCAGTACCTCTTCCCTGGTGGCCTGAAGCCCGCCGCCTGA